The Plasmodium brasilianum strain Bolivian I chromosome 6, whole genome shotgun sequence genomic interval CTGTTTacgctatttttttttttttttcttttgcaaTGCTTCCACCTTTGCAAATATGTCTTCGTTCAAATGAACTTTATCGATGTAAAAATACaccaataatattttcatattatcaATCGTTACTTTCACTTTTACGACATGGTATGCAACACGTTTAACATGTTTAACGctccttttattttgtttgtttgaATTTGACCTAACTTttctgatatatatatatatatatatatatatatatatatatatatatatggagagagagagagaaaaaaaatatgacgACATTTGTGGggtaaataaatacatacacatagaTACGACCATTTGTCGGTGAAGAAAAGCACGTACTTGCTATTATCTCATTTTGAAGAAGTGCATTAGGTACTTAACCTACATCAATGTGGTTAGCAGCCACGCATGTgcataatatacatacacatatacatacatatacatatacatacatacatatacatacatacatacataaatacatacatacatacatacatacatacagtAATCCAAAATTACAGagatacatttttttaattttgctaaaaataaaagtatattaagAATTCCcaaatattccttttttaaataagcaGGAAACATTGCATTCATTTAACTTATGATCAAAatgctttattttacttttcacaaatcaaaagaaaaatgcaCAAAGGAAAGGAGGGGCGGGgggaaataaatatattttcgaTATACCAAGTAAAAAAGAACCCCTCGAGCTCCCATATAatcgaaaaataaaaattataaatgggAGCAAATCTTTATTCATccaaaataaattcaataaaatgaaataaaaaaataatattcaatagaatgaaataaaaaaaataaaattcaataaaatgaaataaaaaaaataaaattctatataatgaaataaaaaaaataaaattctataaaatgaaataaaaaaaataaaattctataaaatgaaataaaacgaaatgaaaaaaaaaaaaaagccagATCTTATGTCATTGCAAAATGTTAAGCACAacgaagaaaaataaatgtatgccTACGTTTTCACTTACCTcctgttcattttttactttcacCGTTGTgccatacatatatatagtatttatactattatgtatgtaagtattactgaatatactaatattaataattaagaGGGAAatgtataaagaaaaatagctaatataaaaagtaaaaatccTGGAGTGCtctatgaaaaaaaggagcaAATAAAATCGCGCgcgtatttatatttatataagtatacatatatatatttatgttataatattacatacatataaatgtatgtatgtatgtatgtatgtatgcgtgtatgtatgcgtgtatgtatgcatgtatgtatgtattgtATGTGAGTACGTACGTGTGATACGGCtgaggcaaaaaaaaatttaacacaaaaaaaaaaaaaaaaaaaaaaatttacataattgGCGGACTTCTCAAAATTGGTGAAATTTGcaaaattagtaaaattaaaaataaagattttCAAAACAGAACAGTAGAAGGAAGAGCATCCTATCAGTTCGTGCCATAAGAATTCCtttggaaaaattaataagatTTTACAACATAAGGAGAAGCTTTTTTTGAAAGCCTGTTAAACTATTTCAAACGTTAGcgtaaaattcattttttatccGATTTCACATTTTAATCGTAAAAGCTAAAATGGCTAAAGGTAATGAACAAATAGGTCataatgtacatgtatttatatatacatatatatatatatatacatatataaatcattGTATGCATACTTGAGAAAAATGTAAGAGAGAAAATTGAAGGGAAGTTTACTTCATTTacattaaagtaaaaaatgcctttaaagaaaaattaaggtttattgcatatatatattaagtgaagaaaaaagagaaaaggaagatcatacaaaatattatattaaaaaatttggaggcaatctattaaaaaaatttgagcAAATATTAAAGAGTACAAGGCTAATGAAgccatacatatatttattagtagCAAATGtgtaaattttcaaaaagtgATGACAGTTTGACATGAATTTTTTCCCATCTCTACTATTTATACCATTTGTTccatttctctttttaattttttttttttttttttttaacctgTAGCTGTgaagaaacagaaaaaaacgTTAAAACCAATTACCAAAGTTATTACCATAAACTTAAGCAAATTGACACATGATGTGTGCTATAAGAGAAAGGCCCCGAGAGCCATTAAGGAGATAAGAAATATAGCAGGAAAGCTGATGCACACAAAGGTAATTACGTGAAtgattaattttatcttGTATCCTCTGTATGAACACAACAATTGCAATTGCTTCATATTTGCGTCCACTTTTACGTTTCATTGTACgctatatacatgtgtaaattagcgtatgtatgtgtatatgtatgtatatatatatatatatatatatatatatatatatatatatatatattatatttatttatttgttgttACCTTTGCGTGCACGTTAAATGAACTGATTTACACATTTCCCCTCATTtcattgaaatttttttttttttttttaattcaaacAGGACGTACGTTTAGacgtaaaattaaataaatttatttggtCAAAGGGTATTAGGAATCCACCAAAAAGAGTTCGagtaaaaatagaaagaaaGAGAAATGAAGATGAAGATTTGAAAGAGAAAATGTACACTGTCGTCCAGCATGTAATGGTCGATTCGTACAAGGGCTTAGTTCATGAGTGTGAAGCAAACGAATAGAAGAAACTTGGTGATAATAGGAGTTGTAATATGCATGTGTGTGTAATATATGGCATAAACGCATTTACACAACTCCATTTACACAATCGCATTTACACAATTCCATTTACACAATTCCATTTACACAATCGCATTTACACAATTCCATTTACACAATTCCATTTACACAATTCCATTTACACAATCgcatttatacatttatgtacgccgatttacataatatgtatgtgcacatacgtattaatgaatatttaatttttttaattttttttttaaacaatgaaaaaaaaggtgaAAACTAACCAGTGCGTGTACGCAAAACATTTGacagttatatatttatttttattatacaataaaatattttcgaATGATTAACTTGAAGtagcaaaaattaaattttccaaaaaaaaaaaaaaaagaaaaagaaatgaaacaAGATAAGATAAGATAAGATAAGAAGATAAGGGAAGGGAAAAAAGCTTGAACAGCTATACTTGgacttacattttttatctgGGTCTATAACATTGGTCAATTGCTTCCCCCTCTTAGCAAAACATAAGTGTACATAAGTTagattattaatttatgtgtgtgtttatatatatatatatataatttatatttatgtgtatttattattactcaAGTTgcaatttctttttgttctgAACGCGTTCATacaaaaaagggaaaaaaaaaaaaaaaaaactataagCTTCTAATTTGGCTGTAAGAGAACTGAATTTCCTCTTTTATACCTGtgtgcacatatattatttatttttttattttatttttttttttttgctaattGAAAATGCATGTGTAAAACAGcgatttttttaagaaaatttttttatgaatatctggttgttctatattttaaaataacaaaaagattatacataaaaaaagtatgacCTTTCAGGATTTCCAGCTATAAAGTGAGATGAGAAACTTCCAAAAGTACACATAACACAACATTCAGGAataaaaagagtaaaaaaggaaaaagggaAACATCAATTTAGCGATAGAGTAATATACTGCTACAATAATTAATTGCAAAACTGAATAACTGCAAAACTGAATAACTGCAAAACTGACTAACTGCAAAACTGACTAACTGCAAAACTGACTAACTGCAAAACTGAATAACTGCAAAACTGAATAACTGCAAAACTGAATAACTGCAAAACTGAATAACTGCTAAACTGAATAACTGCTAAACTGAATAACTGCTAAAATAGGAACAGCCAGTTCACTAACGCCAGTAGATTAAaactaaaattaaaaaattttcttcctAACAATtcagagaaaaaataaaataggaacactgttatatatttaatacgtgaacaatataaaaattaggcaaaagttaagaaaaaaaaaaaaaaatataagtacatatactTGCAGATGcgcatgtgtatatatatttatacatatgctACGCATGGGTTATCTAGttgtatgtttttttaaatgcagAAATGGAGAAGAACTGAACGAAGCATATAAAAcatgttatattaaaatattatattaaaatgatatattaaaatat includes:
- a CDS encoding 60S ribosomal protein L31; protein product: MAKAVKKQKKTLKPITKVITINLSKLTHDVCYKRKAPRAIKEIRNIAGKLMHTKDVRLDVKLNKFIWSKGIRNPPKRVRVKIERKRNEDEDLKEKMYTVVQHVMVDSYKGLVHECEANE